In a single window of the Acidobacteriota bacterium genome:
- a CDS encoding alpha-ketoacid dehydrogenase subunit beta codes for MSSQKPDLQPLHAVPEVATEKLTIARAVRDAMLEEMDRDDRVIVLGEDVGVDGGVFRATDGLIERFGSERVIDTPLAESAIIGISIGLGTTGFRPIAEIQFMGFVYPAINQLFGHAARMRNRTRGRLSCPIVVRMPYGGGIHPPEHHSESYEALFLNTPGIKVVVPSNPYDAKGLLISAIRDDDPVLFMEPKRIYRAFREAVPAAGYTVPIGKAAVAREGTDVTLIAWGAMVRVCLDASEVLARDGISAEIIDLRSLNPLDRETMLESVVKTGRAVVVHEAPRTSGFGAEISAQISEHALLQLEAPIERVTGFDVVFPLAKNEKLYLPSRKRIVRAVEKVLAF; via the coding sequence GTGAGCTCGCAGAAACCCGACCTACAACCGTTGCATGCCGTTCCGGAGGTGGCGACCGAGAAGCTCACCATCGCGCGCGCGGTCCGTGACGCGATGCTGGAAGAGATGGACCGGGACGACAGGGTGATCGTCCTCGGCGAGGATGTCGGAGTGGACGGAGGCGTATTTCGTGCGACTGACGGCCTCATCGAACGCTTCGGTTCGGAAAGGGTGATCGACACGCCACTCGCTGAAAGCGCGATCATCGGAATCTCGATTGGACTCGGAACAACGGGCTTTCGGCCGATCGCGGAGATCCAGTTCATGGGCTTCGTTTACCCGGCTATCAATCAGCTCTTCGGTCACGCGGCTCGGATGCGTAACCGCACGCGCGGGAGATTGAGTTGCCCGATAGTGGTTCGCATGCCCTACGGCGGCGGCATCCATCCACCGGAGCATCATTCGGAGAGCTACGAGGCCCTGTTCCTCAACACTCCCGGTATCAAGGTGGTCGTGCCGTCGAACCCGTACGATGCCAAGGGCCTCCTGATTTCCGCCATCCGTGACGACGACCCGGTGCTCTTCATGGAGCCGAAGAGAATCTACCGTGCCTTTCGCGAGGCAGTGCCTGCCGCGGGCTATACGGTGCCGATCGGCAAGGCGGCGGTGGCACGAGAAGGGACGGATGTCACCTTGATCGCGTGGGGAGCAATGGTCCGGGTTTGTCTGGACGCTTCGGAGGTTTTGGCTCGTGATGGCATCAGCGCCGAAATCATTGACCTGCGGAGCCTCAACCCGCTTGACCGGGAGACGATGCTTGAGAGCGTCGTCAAGACTGGCCGGGCGGTAGTGGTGCACGAGGCACCGCGAACCAGCGGCTTCGGTGCCGAGATCTCGGCCCAGATATCCGAGCACGCCCTGCTTCAGCTCGAGGCCCCCATAGAGCGGGTCACCGGTTTCGATGTCGTCTTTCCGCTGGCCAAGAATGAAAAGCTCTACCTTCCCTCGCGGAAACGAATCGTCAGGGCGGTCGAGAAGGTACTCGCCTTCTGA
- the pdhA gene encoding pyruvate dehydrogenase (acetyl-transferring) E1 component subunit alpha: MPRTKVYEAVTERLEILDSEGQVDAALMPEIDASRIRDLYRDMVQMRTFDTKALKLQRQGRMGTWPPIKGQEAVQAGVAMAMGEDDWLIPAFREHGIMVLRGVPLHLVFAYWAGDERGSSYPAGVRCFPVAVPVGSQWQHGTGVGLSFKLRGEPAVAVTFGGDGSTSEGDFHEAVNCAGVYGANTLFVIQNNQWAISVPLHRQTAAESLAQKAHAYGIPGIQVDGNDVLAVYAAATEAIERIRRGDGPTLIEAVTYRLGDHTTADDASRYRAEEELEKWEGRDPILRLRRYLVSRELWDDDQEAVLQEEAVSWVDGQVKELEAMEPQAPEEIFTSMYDALPPHVVEQMQSLLDEVRS, from the coding sequence ATGCCTCGGACGAAGGTGTATGAAGCGGTGACCGAACGGCTGGAAATCCTCGATTCGGAGGGCCAGGTGGATGCCGCCCTGATGCCCGAAATCGATGCCAGTCGGATACGCGATCTCTACCGCGACATGGTGCAGATGCGCACCTTCGACACCAAGGCGCTCAAGCTCCAGCGGCAGGGCCGCATGGGCACCTGGCCGCCGATCAAGGGTCAGGAAGCGGTGCAAGCAGGCGTCGCCATGGCGATGGGCGAAGACGACTGGTTGATCCCGGCCTTTCGCGAGCACGGCATCATGGTCCTGCGTGGTGTGCCGCTGCATCTGGTATTCGCCTATTGGGCGGGCGACGAGCGGGGGTCGAGCTATCCGGCCGGCGTGCGATGCTTTCCGGTAGCGGTGCCGGTCGGGAGCCAGTGGCAGCACGGCACTGGCGTCGGGCTTTCCTTCAAGCTGCGCGGTGAACCTGCGGTGGCCGTGACCTTTGGTGGCGACGGGTCGACCTCTGAAGGCGATTTCCACGAGGCGGTCAACTGCGCCGGCGTATACGGCGCCAACACGCTCTTCGTGATCCAGAACAACCAGTGGGCGATCTCGGTGCCCCTCCACCGTCAGACGGCGGCGGAGTCCCTCGCCCAGAAGGCGCACGCGTACGGAATACCCGGCATTCAGGTCGACGGAAATGATGTGCTTGCAGTGTACGCGGCAGCGACAGAAGCCATCGAGAGAATCCGGCGTGGTGACGGGCCGACCTTGATCGAGGCCGTGACCTACCGACTCGGTGATCACACCACCGCCGACGACGCGAGCCGGTACCGTGCCGAAGAGGAGCTCGAGAAATGGGAGGGGCGCGACCCGATTCTGCGGCTTCGCCGATATCTCGTCAGCCGGGAACTGTGGGATGACGATCAGGAGGCAGTGCTGCAAGAAGAAGCGGTGAGCTGGGTCGATGGTCAGGTCAAGGAACTCGAGGCCATGGAACCGCAGGCTCCGGAGGAAATCTTCACCTCGATGTACGACGCGCTGCCGCCGCATGTGGTCGAGCAAATGCAGTCACTGTTAGATGAGGTGCGGTCGTGA
- a CDS encoding response regulator — protein MTEKVLLVDDEEEFVDTLAERMRNRGMEVSTSNSGKDALDLIDSDSFDVVVLDLQMPGMDGIEVLERIKQRRPDIQVVLLTGHATVEKGVEAMKQGALEFLEKPIDFSKLSEIIHKAKAEKMILVDQDTEERIREIIRGKSW, from the coding sequence ATGACGGAAAAGGTGTTACTGGTAGATGACGAAGAGGAGTTCGTGGATACGCTTGCGGAACGGATGAGAAATCGTGGCATGGAGGTGTCCACCTCCAACTCCGGGAAAGATGCCCTCGATCTGATCGACAGCGATTCTTTCGACGTCGTGGTTCTCGATCTCCAGATGCCCGGAATGGACGGCATCGAGGTATTGGAGCGGATCAAGCAACGCAGACCCGATATCCAGGTGGTGCTGCTCACCGGCCACGCCACGGTGGAGAAGGGTGTCGAGGCGATGAAGCAGGGCGCACTCGAGTTTCTCGAGAAGCCGATCGACTTCTCGAAGCTTTCCGAAATCATTCACAAGGCCAAGGCAGAAAAAATGATTCTCGTGGACCAGGACACCGAAGAGCGAATCCGAGAAATTATCCGCGGTAAGAGCTGGTAA
- a CDS encoding response regulator, giving the protein MRVLLVDDEEELVTALAERLSYRGIEADWSTSGKRALELAAEKPYDVAVLDVKMPNLSGIELKKKLEKARPDMRYIFLTGHGSEEDFKAGSAEASRYLAKPLDIDLLIEAMEQAVTQ; this is encoded by the coding sequence ATGAGGGTACTTCTGGTTGACGACGAGGAAGAGCTGGTCACGGCTCTCGCTGAACGTCTCTCCTACAGGGGCATAGAGGCCGATTGGTCAACCTCGGGTAAACGAGCGCTGGAGCTCGCCGCAGAAAAACCGTATGACGTAGCGGTGCTCGATGTGAAGATGCCGAATCTCAGCGGCATCGAGCTCAAGAAGAAACTCGAGAAGGCGCGACCCGACATGCGGTACATCTTTCTCACCGGACACGGGTCCGAGGAAGACTTCAAGGCCGGTTCGGCCGAGGCTTCCCGCTACCTCGCCAAACCCCTCGACATCGATCTGTTGATCGAAGCCATGGAACAGGCGGTAACGCAATGA
- a CDS encoding ATP-binding protein, with the protein MKKLDQSDQRWKLGKRPASWGAPGGPDSPQQHSLNLRRLWQITVLIMTVVSLVPLLLMSAADYRVTQQSIESEFLLRTSRTVSNTKRVVAFSLLERTAALDFIVQDNEYGELTDCARLEEILSHLRQSFGGFVDLGVIDSSGRQTCYVGPYDLAGVNYSDQDWFQSVRDHGYMQISDVFPGFRQVPHLVIAERHELPGGGFYVLRTSLEAEFFNTLLADLELSGNGDAFIINGEGVLQTSSRLHGDVLETISLEVPEYSESTRVYETGTPDGNDVLIGYSNIPQTPFILMIVKQKAVLMEPWRDARRQLIGFLAISISGILVVVLAVTTYLVNRIRLADLRRLATLHQVEYANKMISLGRLGAGVAHEINNPLAIINEKAGLIKDLFTYTDRYADDPKLMDIVDSILSSVKRCSDITRRLLNFARDTDQETTLVDLEETVTEVLGFVGKEAEYRSIEVAIDIDPDLPAIETNCGKLQQILLNLINNAFAAVEDGGHIEISVSQPSSDSIAIEVEDDGCGMTDHELTRVFEPFYTTKSKHGGTGLGLSITYTLAQELGGSIEVDSEPGKGTRFRVILPLAKPQEKGATDEGTSG; encoded by the coding sequence GTGAAGAAGCTGGATCAATCCGACCAGCGCTGGAAGCTGGGAAAACGACCCGCATCCTGGGGTGCTCCGGGCGGCCCTGACTCGCCACAACAACACTCCCTTAATTTGCGCCGTCTGTGGCAGATCACGGTCCTCATCATGACCGTCGTTTCACTCGTGCCGCTGCTTTTGATGTCTGCGGCCGATTACCGGGTGACGCAACAGTCAATCGAATCAGAGTTCCTTCTTCGCACGTCTCGCACCGTATCGAACACGAAGCGGGTGGTAGCCTTCTCGCTGCTGGAACGGACTGCCGCGCTCGATTTCATAGTCCAGGACAACGAGTACGGCGAACTCACCGACTGTGCTCGACTCGAGGAGATTCTCAGTCATCTGCGGCAGAGCTTCGGTGGGTTCGTCGATCTCGGCGTCATCGATTCTTCCGGCCGGCAAACGTGTTATGTGGGGCCGTACGATCTTGCTGGCGTCAACTACAGTGACCAGGATTGGTTTCAGAGTGTGCGGGATCACGGGTATATGCAGATCAGTGACGTATTCCCCGGCTTCCGGCAAGTTCCCCACCTGGTGATTGCCGAACGGCACGAGCTACCCGGCGGCGGTTTCTATGTGCTCCGAACATCTCTCGAGGCGGAATTCTTCAATACCTTGCTGGCCGATCTCGAACTGAGCGGCAACGGAGATGCGTTTATCATCAATGGCGAGGGCGTGCTGCAGACCTCCTCTCGGCTGCACGGCGACGTCCTCGAAACGATATCCCTCGAGGTGCCCGAGTACTCGGAGTCGACCCGGGTCTACGAGACCGGGACTCCGGACGGAAACGACGTACTGATCGGCTATTCGAACATCCCTCAGACGCCGTTCATCCTGATGATCGTCAAGCAGAAGGCGGTGTTGATGGAGCCCTGGCGCGACGCGCGCCGACAGCTTATCGGCTTTCTCGCGATCAGCATCTCCGGCATCCTGGTGGTCGTGCTGGCAGTCACTACCTATCTCGTGAACAGGATCCGCTTGGCAGATCTGCGTCGCCTGGCCACCCTTCATCAGGTGGAGTATGCGAACAAGATGATATCTCTCGGTCGGCTCGGCGCCGGGGTGGCCCACGAGATCAACAATCCGCTCGCAATCATCAATGAGAAGGCAGGTCTCATCAAAGACCTCTTCACGTATACCGATCGTTATGCCGACGACCCGAAGCTGATGGATATCGTGGATTCGATTCTCTCATCGGTAAAAAGGTGCTCGGACATCACGCGCAGACTGTTGAACTTCGCCCGCGACACCGACCAGGAGACTACACTGGTGGACCTCGAGGAGACGGTTACCGAGGTTCTGGGATTCGTGGGCAAGGAAGCGGAGTATCGTTCAATCGAGGTCGCGATTGACATCGACCCAGACCTTCCCGCGATCGAGACGAATTGCGGCAAGTTACAGCAAATTCTCCTCAACCTGATCAACAACGCATTTGCGGCGGTCGAGGATGGTGGACACATCGAGATATCGGTCAGTCAGCCGTCTTCGGATTCGATCGCGATCGAGGTTGAGGACGACGGTTGCGGGATGACCGACCACGAGCTCACGCGGGTGTTCGAGCCGTTTTATACAACCAAGAGCAAGCACGGAGGTACCGGACTCGGTTTGTCGATCACCTATACGCTGGCCCAGGAACTGGGAGGCAGCATCGAGGTGGACAGCGAACCTGGCAAAGGCACACGTTTTCGCGTCATTCTGCCTCTGGCCAAGCCTCAGGAGAAGGGAGCCACAGATGAGGGTACTTCTGGTTGA
- a CDS encoding response regulator encodes MSIISVFSGSFCQAEAIVPLLLERTGFVHVADEEIVRRASELSGVSQEKLVRSLSAKSSVFNSFTGEPERSIANLRYAVAERLLDDELVLEGFCSHLIPRTITHALQVCLIADMAARIDRAVAEQDLKQKEAGKLVRRRDEKATAWVLAVAGSQDPWNPDLYDVLIPTDKTDLDAAVDLIVGSLQKDVVQVTPSSKKAAEDFFVAARVERALAEKGHYVDVECSDGAVTLTINKNVLMLGRLEDELKAIAAPVEGVRSVETRVGKDFYKPDIYRKMDFKEPSRVLLVDDEREFVQTLSERLEMRDVGSAVAYDGESALKMVEDDEPDVIILDLRMPGIDGIEVLRRVKQTHPHIEVIILTGHGSEEDRQTCMELGAFAYLHKPVDIEALSETLRQANEKARASGGGDESRTDGSG; translated from the coding sequence ATGTCGATCATTTCGGTGTTCAGTGGGAGTTTCTGCCAAGCGGAAGCAATTGTTCCCTTGCTGCTCGAGCGCACCGGCTTCGTGCACGTTGCGGATGAAGAGATCGTCCGACGAGCGAGTGAGCTTTCCGGCGTGTCGCAAGAGAAGCTCGTGCGATCGCTATCGGCGAAATCATCGGTTTTCAACAGCTTCACTGGGGAACCGGAGCGATCCATCGCCAACCTCCGCTACGCGGTTGCGGAGCGGCTTCTCGATGACGAGTTGGTGTTGGAAGGATTTTGCAGTCACCTGATCCCACGGACGATCACCCACGCTCTTCAGGTGTGTCTGATCGCCGACATGGCGGCGCGCATCGACCGGGCTGTTGCAGAACAGGACCTCAAGCAAAAGGAGGCCGGCAAGTTGGTCCGCCGGAGGGACGAGAAGGCGACGGCCTGGGTACTGGCTGTGGCGGGTTCGCAAGATCCCTGGAATCCGGATCTTTACGATGTGCTGATTCCGACCGACAAGACGGACCTGGATGCGGCCGTCGATCTGATCGTAGGCAGCCTGCAAAAAGATGTCGTTCAAGTGACGCCGTCTTCGAAGAAGGCAGCCGAGGACTTCTTCGTGGCAGCCCGCGTCGAGCGAGCGCTCGCCGAGAAGGGCCATTACGTTGATGTCGAGTGCTCCGATGGAGCGGTGACCCTTACCATCAACAAGAACGTTCTCATGCTCGGCCGGCTCGAGGACGAGCTCAAGGCAATCGCAGCGCCGGTCGAGGGGGTTCGCTCGGTGGAAACCCGTGTCGGGAAGGACTTCTACAAGCCGGACATTTATCGCAAAATGGACTTCAAGGAACCGTCGAGGGTGTTGCTCGTCGACGACGAACGAGAGTTCGTGCAGACGCTCTCCGAACGTCTTGAAATGCGGGATGTCGGTTCGGCCGTGGCATATGACGGCGAATCAGCCCTGAAGATGGTGGAGGATGACGAGCCGGACGTCATCATCCTCGACTTGCGGATGCCGGGCATCGACGGGATCGAGGTGCTGCGCCGCGTGAAGCAGACTCACCCGCACATCGAGGTGATCATTCTCACGGGCCACGGTTCCGAGGAGGACCGGCAGACCTGCATGGAGCTCGGTGCGTTCGCCTACCTGCACAAGCCGGTCGACATCGAAGCGCTCAGCGAAACCCTGAGGCAGGCCAATGAAAAGGCGCGTGCCTCCGGTGGTGGGGACGAATCACGGACGGACGGGAGCGGGTGA
- a CDS encoding STAS domain-containing protein produces MILPFLLWIKESNLSTVKDDLLSGLTVALVLIPQSMAYAQLAGLPPHFGLYASFLPPMVAALFGSSRQLATGPVAVVSLMTSATLEPLATAGSVEYIEYAVLLALLVGLFQFLLGVLRLGVVVNFLSHPVVNGFTNAAAIIIATSQLDKIFGVSVEKAEHHYETVARTVAAAIEWTHLPTLAMAVLAFAIMMGLRRINPRIPNVLIAVVVTTALSAVFHFEHNEVVAVPDIESSRLESLVEEFNFAVDLQKRVNEVRSNAGSLSSEIETKAIDSQCQRCHGPREPEALVLAPGARDDLGIEGRTLALHHMAGVLDVHAAEIKEEISSLRSELRSMVFARVPDGNQGRFYEQALLPEGSPTDGRHWRLKVGNNPLDPDALLMIGGGNVVGVIPRGLPSAKAPRLDMNVIPKLLTATVIISLLGFMEAISIAKAMAAKTGQRLDPNQELIGQGLANMVGSVGQSYPVSGSFSRSAVNLQAGGKTGLSSVITSFTVVIVLLFFTPLLYHLPQAVLASVIMMAVIGLVNVTGFVHAWKAKRYDGIISVTSFVATLAFAPHLDKGIMIGVVLSVAVFLYKSMRPTVISLSRHEDDSLRAAQTHGLEECRFMDVVRFDGPLFFANASYLEDKINERMQAKQDLRHIIIVSNAISDIDASGEETLSLLVDRVRTAGVDISFSGVNESVMDVLERTFLIERIGRDHIYPTMEQAIRAVHAHAHNEGEEEPCPLTTTGRAGQIKVLDGGP; encoded by the coding sequence ATGATCCTGCCCTTTTTGTTGTGGATCAAGGAATCCAACTTGTCGACGGTGAAGGACGATCTCCTGTCCGGTTTGACCGTTGCACTGGTGTTGATTCCGCAGAGCATGGCATACGCGCAGCTGGCAGGACTGCCGCCACATTTCGGTCTGTACGCCTCGTTCCTTCCGCCGATGGTGGCTGCGCTCTTCGGTTCCAGCCGTCAGCTGGCGACGGGACCGGTTGCAGTCGTTTCGCTGATGACATCCGCCACCCTCGAACCGCTGGCCACCGCTGGCAGCGTCGAGTACATCGAGTACGCCGTGCTCCTCGCCCTGCTCGTCGGGCTGTTCCAGTTCCTGCTGGGTGTCCTTCGCCTCGGCGTGGTGGTCAACTTCCTCTCGCACCCCGTGGTCAACGGTTTCACCAACGCGGCCGCCATCATTATCGCGACCTCACAGCTCGACAAGATTTTCGGCGTCAGCGTGGAAAAGGCGGAGCACCATTACGAAACGGTGGCGCGGACGGTGGCAGCCGCGATCGAATGGACGCATCTGCCGACCCTGGCCATGGCCGTGCTGGCATTTGCCATCATGATGGGCCTGCGACGAATCAATCCGCGGATTCCAAACGTTCTGATTGCGGTGGTCGTGACCACCGCGCTTTCGGCGGTGTTTCACTTCGAGCACAACGAGGTGGTGGCGGTGCCGGACATCGAGTCTTCTCGGCTCGAAAGTCTGGTCGAGGAATTCAATTTCGCCGTGGACCTCCAAAAAAGAGTGAATGAGGTGAGGTCGAACGCGGGATCCCTCAGCAGTGAAATCGAAACCAAAGCGATCGACAGTCAATGCCAGCGCTGCCACGGACCGCGGGAGCCCGAAGCGCTCGTGTTGGCCCCTGGCGCGCGCGATGATCTCGGAATCGAAGGGAGGACACTCGCCCTTCATCATATGGCGGGTGTGCTCGACGTGCACGCCGCGGAGATCAAGGAGGAGATCTCCTCCCTGCGTTCGGAGCTGCGCTCGATGGTCTTTGCCAGGGTTCCAGATGGCAACCAAGGGAGGTTTTACGAGCAGGCGCTGTTGCCCGAGGGGAGCCCCACCGACGGTCGCCATTGGCGTTTGAAGGTCGGCAACAATCCGCTCGATCCGGATGCCCTGTTGATGATCGGCGGGGGCAACGTTGTCGGCGTGATCCCGCGCGGCCTGCCGTCGGCCAAGGCACCTCGGCTGGACATGAATGTCATTCCAAAGCTGCTCACCGCGACGGTCATCATTTCCCTGCTCGGCTTCATGGAGGCGATCTCGATCGCCAAGGCGATGGCTGCAAAAACCGGCCAGCGGCTGGATCCGAACCAGGAGCTCATCGGCCAGGGCCTCGCCAACATGGTGGGTTCAGTCGGTCAGAGCTATCCTGTCTCGGGAAGTTTCTCCCGCAGCGCAGTCAACCTCCAGGCCGGCGGCAAGACCGGTCTCTCGAGCGTGATCACCAGCTTCACGGTAGTCATCGTTCTCCTGTTTTTTACGCCTCTGCTCTATCACCTGCCGCAGGCCGTCCTTGCCTCGGTCATCATGATGGCGGTCATCGGGCTGGTGAACGTCACAGGATTCGTGCATGCCTGGAAGGCCAAGAGGTATGACGGCATCATCTCGGTGACATCATTCGTCGCGACTCTTGCCTTCGCCCCACATCTCGACAAGGGAATCATGATCGGTGTCGTGCTTTCGGTGGCGGTCTTCCTCTACAAGAGCATGCGGCCCACGGTCATCAGCCTTTCCCGCCACGAGGACGATTCGTTGCGGGCCGCACAAACACACGGTCTCGAGGAGTGCCGATTCATGGACGTCGTCCGATTCGACGGGCCGCTCTTCTTCGCCAACGCGAGTTACCTCGAGGACAAGATCAACGAGCGCATGCAGGCGAAACAAGACTTGAGGCACATCATCATCGTGAGCAACGCGATCAGCGATATCGATGCGTCCGGCGAAGAGACGCTTTCTCTGCTCGTCGACAGGGTCCGAACTGCCGGCGTCGACATCTCGTTCAGTGGCGTTAACGAGTCTGTCATGGATGTCCTGGAGCGGACCTTCCTGATAGAGCGAATCGGTCGCGACCACATCTACCCAACCATGGAACAGGCCATTCGGGCGGTTCACGCTCATGCCCATAATGAGGGAGAAGAGGAGCCGTGCCCGTTGACGACAACCGGCCGCGCGGGTCAAATCAAGGTTCTGGACGGGGGTCCCTGA
- a CDS encoding TetR/AcrR family transcriptional regulator, whose protein sequence is MKSKRAAILEAATWLFSTKGYQETSTTEVARMTESAEGTVFYHFESKEKLFLAALKDAKDRIDNAFEEFLPSTGDLSGIETLEKLVAFYLRLAADNEAQFMLLHRHHAYDLAKGNEEFRALLETIYDRIVKAFENAIERGQNDGTMGELPVHKTALLVYMMIDGLVRLKNYNLYDADSLIEDFLEGVRRLVQAERVGG, encoded by the coding sequence GTGAAGTCCAAGCGAGCAGCAATCCTCGAAGCCGCCACATGGCTCTTTTCCACCAAGGGTTATCAGGAGACATCGACAACTGAAGTGGCGCGGATGACGGAGTCGGCGGAAGGGACCGTTTTTTATCACTTTGAAAGCAAGGAGAAGCTGTTTCTGGCGGCGCTGAAAGACGCGAAGGATCGTATCGACAACGCTTTCGAAGAGTTCCTGCCTTCGACCGGGGACCTTTCGGGTATCGAAACTCTCGAAAAACTGGTGGCGTTCTATTTGCGGCTGGCTGCGGACAACGAAGCTCAGTTCATGCTTCTTCACAGGCATCACGCGTATGACTTGGCCAAAGGTAATGAGGAGTTTCGTGCTCTTTTGGAGACAATCTATGACCGAATCGTGAAAGCGTTCGAAAACGCGATTGAACGCGGACAAAACGATGGAACGATGGGGGAGCTGCCGGTGCACAAAACCGCCCTACTCGTGTACATGATGATTGACGGATTGGTCCGGCTGAAGAACTACAACCTTTACGATGCAGACTCGTTAATCGAAGATTTCCTCGAGGGCGTTCGAAGGTTGGTTCAGGCGGAACGGGTGGGGGGGTAG
- a CDS encoding DUF2007 domain-containing protein: MYCTNRDCPDFISTGIHGEYRAGVSVCPYCGEALTDSLPDPIVAEGADHVAQDDQWHRHDTPPGDDGGQELEPVFETSDPAEVPIVRSFLDNNGIPHVVVGQERFDAFRGSLSPFRFNPRAGVVAFLVPVSLAETARELLVAIEDPPENGG, translated from the coding sequence ATGTACTGCACAAATCGAGACTGTCCCGATTTCATCTCCACCGGGATTCACGGTGAGTACCGAGCAGGTGTCAGCGTGTGCCCGTACTGCGGCGAAGCTTTGACCGACTCTCTTCCCGACCCAATCGTGGCAGAGGGGGCCGATCATGTCGCGCAGGATGATCAGTGGCATCGACATGACACGCCTCCTGGCGACGACGGCGGACAGGAACTCGAGCCGGTATTCGAAACATCCGATCCTGCCGAGGTGCCGATCGTCCGTTCGTTTTTGGACAACAACGGCATTCCGCACGTGGTCGTCGGCCAGGAACGATTCGATGCTTTCCGCGGGAGCCTTTCACCCTTTCGCTTCAACCCGAGGGCGGGTGTGGTCGCCTTTCTGGTGCCTGTTTCTCTGGCGGAAACGGCGAGAGAGCTCCTGGTGGCGATAGAAGACCCACCCGAAAACGGCGGCTGA